One Candidatus Kinetoplastibacterium oncopeltii TCC290E genomic region harbors:
- a CDS encoding tyrosine recombinase XerC: MLTKNINFKKTNLKKPLNDWLIYIYTNLRYSNNTFNNYKHDLSLLDKFVHENNISLEEITTENARSFFAKRYSQGIGPRGIARTLSAWKSFYNWWGPKVNMMNNPISGIRSPKATRPLPKSLSVDQMKNFLDKNKYYVDKSSSDCVMFRDQAVVELLYSSGLRLSELISIDIKYENNTNYKSTSWIDLNQSEVIVLGKGNKQRKLPIGNTALESIKKWIDLRDKFILETSSISDKCALFLGIKGRRLSPRVVQTQLLKLSKKSNLSIHISPHMIRHSFASHLLQSSQNLRAVQELLGHATISTTQIYTKLDFQHLASVYDKTHPRAIRKK; this comes from the coding sequence TTGCTAACAAAAAACATTAATTTCAAAAAAACTAATTTAAAAAAACCACTGAATGATTGGCTAATATACATTTATACTAATTTACGCTACTCAAATAATACTTTTAATAATTACAAACATGATCTATCTTTGTTGGATAAATTTGTACATGAAAACAATATATCTCTAGAAGAAATAACAACAGAAAATGCAAGAAGTTTTTTTGCAAAAAGATATTCTCAAGGTATTGGTCCTAGGGGAATAGCAAGAACCTTATCAGCATGGAAGAGTTTTTACAATTGGTGGGGCCCAAAAGTAAATATGATGAATAATCCAATATCTGGAATTCGATCGCCAAAAGCAACTCGACCACTACCAAAATCACTTTCTGTCGATCAAATGAAGAACTTTCTTGATAAAAACAAATATTATGTAGACAAATCATCTTCTGATTGTGTTATGTTTCGTGATCAAGCTGTTGTTGAATTATTATACTCTAGCGGATTACGTTTATCTGAATTGATTTCAATTGATATAAAATACGAAAATAACACCAACTATAAATCTACAAGCTGGATCGACTTAAATCAATCTGAAGTAATAGTTCTAGGAAAAGGGAATAAACAAAGAAAATTGCCAATAGGGAATACTGCTCTAGAATCTATAAAAAAATGGATTGATTTGCGTGACAAATTTATACTAGAAACTAGTTCTATAAGTGACAAATGTGCCTTGTTTCTTGGTATAAAAGGAAGGAGACTATCACCTAGAGTTGTGCAAACGCAGTTATTAAAATTATCAAAAAAGTCAAATTTATCTATTCATATATCGCCTCACATGATAAGACATAGTTTTGCAAGCCATTTACTACAATCTTCACAAAACTTGCGCGCTGTGCAAGAACTATTAGGTCATGCAACAATATCAACAACTCAAATATATACAAAACTTGATTTTCAACACTTAGCATCAGTTTATGACAAAACACATCCAAGAGCGATCAGAAAAAAATAA
- a CDS encoding CobW family GTP-binding protein produces the protein MAPYKNLNKMIPVTIITGFLGAGKTTLLKKILSKLKNYRLAIIENEFGSESIDNELLIKETKEEIIELSNGCICCNIRGDLVKTLLDLKIKQLNKLLEFDHVIIETTGVANPGPVCQTFFMDNDIADYYRLDSVVTIVDAKHGVETLKNRIEAQKQIGFADKILISKSDLVNDNEISLLKKHLIKINPRSPITKINFGDIDVDNILNINGFNLNDVLNIDSEFLKEEEHLCSETCHHNDNEIRSFVFLSNKPFDSEKLEIVLSELTEKYGSNMLRYKGILYMHDTNKRIILQGVHMLMGAEQGNEWEFTQKPNTKIVFIGHKLPKNLFIEKLNECTVDISKT, from the coding sequence ATGGCTCCTTATAAAAATTTAAATAAAATGATCCCAGTAACAATAATTACCGGATTCTTAGGTGCTGGAAAAACTACTTTACTCAAAAAGATTCTATCTAAATTAAAAAATTACCGTTTAGCAATCATAGAAAATGAATTTGGTTCTGAAAGTATCGACAATGAACTCTTAATTAAAGAAACAAAAGAAGAAATTATAGAACTTTCTAACGGATGTATATGTTGCAACATACGTGGAGATTTAGTAAAAACTTTACTAGATTTAAAAATAAAACAGTTAAACAAATTATTAGAATTTGACCATGTTATAATTGAAACGACTGGCGTAGCAAATCCAGGACCAGTTTGTCAAACTTTCTTTATGGATAACGATATTGCTGATTATTATAGATTGGATTCTGTAGTTACTATAGTAGACGCTAAACACGGTGTTGAAACACTAAAAAATCGAATTGAAGCACAAAAACAAATAGGATTTGCTGATAAAATTTTAATATCAAAATCTGATTTGGTTAATGATAACGAAATTAGTTTATTAAAAAAGCATTTAATAAAAATTAATCCAAGATCTCCTATTACAAAGATAAATTTCGGTGATATAGATGTGGATAATATATTAAATATTAATGGATTTAATTTAAATGACGTACTTAATATAGATTCAGAATTTTTAAAAGAAGAAGAGCACCTTTGTTCTGAAACATGTCATCATAATGATAATGAAATAAGATCTTTTGTTTTTTTATCAAACAAGCCCTTTGACTCCGAAAAGCTAGAAATTGTTCTTAGTGAGCTTACAGAAAAATATGGTTCTAATATGTTGAGGTATAAAGGTATTCTGTATATGCATGATACAAATAAACGTATCATACTTCAAGGCGTTCATATGTTAATGGGTGCAGAGCAAGGAAATGAATGGGAATTCACACAAAAGCCAAATACAAAAATAGTATTTATAGGTCATAAATTACCTAAAAATTTATTTATAGAAAAACTAAACGAATGTACCGTGGATATTAGTAAAACTTAA
- the dksA gene encoding RNA polymerase-binding protein DksA, with protein sequence MKNNDKNTSQETTNVRDNNLLRENYILSMPEDKYMNDEQLSFFKNKLKQLEQEILLKAEETTEYLRETQFVPDPADRATIEEEHTIELRTRDRERKLLKKIQISIARIENGEYGWCEETGEPIGIPRLLARPTATLSLEAQERREIRQKLYGE encoded by the coding sequence ATGAAAAATAACGATAAAAATACAAGCCAAGAGACTACAAATGTAAGAGATAATAATCTTTTACGTGAGAATTATATTCTTTCAATGCCAGAAGATAAATATATGAATGATGAGCAATTATCGTTTTTTAAAAATAAACTTAAACAATTAGAACAAGAAATTTTATTAAAAGCTGAAGAGACTACTGAATACCTAAGAGAAACTCAATTTGTACCAGATCCTGCTGATAGAGCTACTATAGAGGAAGAACATACAATTGAGCTAAGAACTAGGGATAGAGAGCGAAAATTGTTGAAAAAAATACAAATATCAATCGCTAGAATAGAGAATGGTGAATATGGATGGTGTGAAGAAACAGGTGAGCCTATAGGAATACCTAGACTCTTAGCAAGACCAACTGCAACTTTATCTCTAGAGGCACAAGAAAGAAGAGAAATTCGACAAAAATTATATGGTGAATAA
- the hslV gene encoding ATP-dependent protease subunit HslV — translation MESFHATTIICVRRGDKVALGGDGQVTMGNIVIKGTAKKILKLHKDTVLAGFAGATADAFTLQELFEAKLDKHQGNLIRAAVEMTKDWRTDKILRRLEAMLIVANKEHTLVLTGNGDVLEPEHGIAAIGSGGPYAHAAAMGLIYNTELSPIEIVKKSLEIASELCIYTNGNHIIETLDN, via the coding sequence ATGGAGTCGTTTCATGCTACGACCATAATATGTGTCCGTCGTGGCGATAAAGTTGCATTAGGTGGTGATGGTCAAGTAACCATGGGCAATATAGTTATAAAAGGAACAGCAAAAAAAATTCTAAAACTGCATAAAGACACAGTGCTAGCAGGTTTTGCTGGAGCGACAGCAGATGCCTTTACATTACAAGAATTATTTGAAGCAAAATTAGATAAGCATCAGGGTAATCTAATAAGGGCTGCCGTAGAAATGACCAAGGATTGGCGTACTGATAAGATTCTAAGACGATTGGAAGCTATGTTAATAGTTGCTAATAAAGAACACACTTTGGTTCTTACCGGAAATGGTGATGTTCTCGAACCGGAGCATGGAATAGCAGCTATAGGCTCTGGAGGACCATATGCACATGCAGCAGCTATGGGTCTAATTTATAATACAGAATTATCTCCAATAGAAATAGTAAAAAAATCATTAGAAATTGCATCAGAACTATGTATATATACTAATGGTAACCATATAATTGAAACTTTAGATAATTAA
- the hslU gene encoding ATP-dependent protease ATPase subunit HslU, whose protein sequence is MSASSMTPREIVLELDKYIVGQNRAKKSVAIALRNRWRRQQVPEGLRQEIYPKNILMIGPTGVGKTEIARRLAKLVNAPFIKIEATKFTEVGYVGRDVDTIIRDLVEYSIKQTREIEISLIKSQAEESAEKRILDIIIPNARNLDEESDQSNENNTRQTFRKRLREGRLDNLEIEIEVNFASPQLDIMTPPGMEEIAEQLKTVFAGISSEKKKTKKVKIKEAFKIFIEEESSKRINEDEIKFNAIRNVEQNGIVFLDEIDKIATRNRSDNAEVSRLGVQRDLLPLVEGTSVNTRYGIVKTDHILFIASGAFHLSRPSDLIPELQGRFPIRVELNSLSIEDFSHILSDTNVSLTKQYSALLETENVKLDFQNSGITKIAELAYSVNERTEDIGARRLYTLMEKLLEELSFDTSNANGKTIIIDAMYVEHQLKEIVLNQDLSRYIL, encoded by the coding sequence ATGTCAGCTTCAAGTATGACACCAAGAGAAATAGTTCTTGAACTGGACAAGTATATCGTTGGACAGAATCGTGCCAAAAAATCTGTAGCAATAGCATTAAGAAATCGTTGGAGAAGACAACAAGTGCCGGAAGGATTACGTCAAGAAATATATCCTAAGAATATTTTAATGATAGGTCCTACTGGAGTTGGAAAAACCGAAATAGCACGCAGACTAGCAAAATTAGTTAATGCTCCTTTCATTAAAATAGAAGCCACTAAATTTACTGAGGTTGGTTATGTCGGTAGAGATGTAGATACTATCATTAGAGACTTGGTTGAGTACTCTATAAAGCAAACTAGAGAAATAGAGATATCATTAATAAAATCTCAGGCTGAAGAATCAGCTGAAAAGCGTATACTTGATATAATCATCCCTAATGCTAGAAACTTAGATGAGGAATCAGATCAATCTAATGAAAATAATACTAGACAAACATTCCGTAAACGTTTGAGAGAAGGAAGATTAGATAATTTAGAGATAGAAATAGAAGTTAATTTTGCATCGCCACAATTAGACATAATGACTCCACCTGGCATGGAGGAAATAGCAGAACAATTAAAAACTGTTTTTGCTGGAATTTCTAGTGAGAAAAAAAAAACAAAAAAAGTAAAAATTAAAGAAGCTTTCAAAATTTTCATTGAAGAAGAATCTTCAAAAAGAATAAATGAGGATGAAATAAAATTCAATGCGATCAGGAATGTTGAACAAAATGGAATTGTATTTTTGGATGAGATAGATAAAATAGCAACTAGAAACAGATCTGATAATGCAGAAGTTTCCAGACTTGGTGTTCAGAGAGATTTGCTTCCCCTAGTAGAAGGAACATCAGTCAATACAAGATATGGAATAGTGAAAACTGATCACATCTTATTTATTGCATCAGGTGCTTTTCATTTATCAAGACCTTCTGATCTTATACCAGAACTACAAGGTAGATTCCCTATAAGGGTAGAGCTAAATTCTTTATCTATAGAAGATTTTTCTCATATTTTATCTGATACGAATGTGTCTCTTACCAAACAATATTCAGCTTTGCTGGAAACAGAAAATGTGAAACTTGATTTTCAAAATAGTGGCATAACTAAAATAGCAGAACTTGCATATTCAGTTAATGAAAGAACAGAGGATATAGGAGCTAGAAGATTATATACTTTAATGGAAAAACTCCTTGAAGAACTGTCTTTTGATACTTCTAATGCTAATGGAAAAACTATAATAATAGATGCAATGTATGTTGAACATCAACTGAAAGAAATAGTATTAAATCAAGACTTATCTAGGTATATATTATAA
- a CDS encoding YbeD family protein: MYNTGTNIIYPNYFPIKIIGKNNPGFVDDIFSLLNSYEISIKYSCDKLTLSKSEKYISMTLNIYIVSREHFDSLYKLLYAHPNVSFII; the protein is encoded by the coding sequence ATGTATAACACAGGAACAAATATTATTTATCCTAATTATTTTCCAATCAAAATTATTGGAAAGAACAATCCTGGATTTGTTGATGATATATTTAGTTTATTGAACTCTTATGAAATTTCTATAAAATATTCGTGTGATAAACTGACTTTAAGCAAATCAGAGAAATATATTAGTATGACTTTAAATATTTATATTGTTTCTAGAGAACATTTTGATAGCTTATATAAGCTTTTATACGCACATCCTAATGTATCTTTTATTATATAA
- a CDS encoding D-alanyl-D-alanine carboxypeptidase family protein — MNMFLKIKCTLSFIARLTFAVSLIMLMSSSLSVRSEDNKLDGILSISNDSDKPSIPVSSVSFLPKPNISSKSWIIVDVNSEQVLAYSNPDLKVEPASLTKILTAYLVFDAIEDKRLDTEQNVIVSEKAWRTVGSRMFLEPNKKVSISELLQGMIVQSGNDASIVLAESVSGDEDSFVYLMNREAKKIGMESSSFTNVTGLPDPRHLTTARDLSLLSISFLKKHESFLHYYKQKEFTFNGITQPNRNRLLWSDPSVDGLKTGYTDTAGYCLVSTALRGDRRILVVLLGANTEAIRTEESLRLLNWGFQNFDTLAMFEEKSSKSLEARVWEGVSDKINLRPKDPLWLSVPRGRAGDVKLIIERIDPLIAPLYKDQIIGVLQFSIDNQILKTVKLRINSSINRAGLFGRVKDIIRRWFEH, encoded by the coding sequence ATGAATATGTTTTTAAAAATTAAATGTACTTTAAGTTTCATTGCAAGACTTACTTTTGCTGTCTCTTTAATAATGTTAATGAGCTCTTCTTTATCTGTGAGATCAGAGGATAACAAATTAGATGGTATCCTCTCTATTTCAAATGATTCAGACAAACCATCGATCCCTGTAAGCAGTGTTTCATTTTTACCCAAACCGAATATATCTTCCAAGTCATGGATAATTGTAGATGTGAATAGTGAACAAGTACTAGCATATTCAAATCCAGATTTGAAAGTTGAGCCTGCTTCATTAACAAAAATACTGACTGCATATCTTGTTTTTGATGCCATAGAAGATAAACGTTTAGATACAGAACAAAATGTTATTGTATCTGAGAAAGCTTGGAGAACTGTTGGTTCCAGAATGTTCCTAGAGCCAAATAAAAAAGTATCTATTAGCGAATTATTACAAGGTATGATTGTACAATCAGGTAATGATGCATCCATTGTTTTGGCAGAGTCTGTTAGTGGTGATGAAGATTCATTTGTATATTTAATGAACCGTGAAGCAAAAAAAATAGGTATGGAAAGTAGTAGTTTTACGAATGTTACAGGTTTGCCTGATCCACGTCATTTAACTACAGCTCGTGATCTTTCTTTATTATCAATAAGTTTTTTAAAAAAACATGAATCTTTCTTGCACTATTATAAACAAAAAGAATTTACTTTTAATGGAATAACTCAGCCAAATCGTAATCGTCTACTATGGTCTGATCCATCAGTGGATGGATTAAAAACTGGATATACTGATACAGCCGGATATTGTCTTGTTTCTACCGCACTTAGAGGTGATCGCCGTATACTAGTAGTGTTATTGGGTGCTAACACAGAAGCTATAAGAACTGAAGAAAGTTTGAGGCTTTTAAATTGGGGGTTTCAAAATTTTGATACGCTTGCAATGTTTGAAGAGAAAAGTTCAAAATCATTAGAAGCAAGGGTTTGGGAAGGAGTCTCAGATAAAATCAATCTTAGACCAAAGGATCCATTATGGTTATCTGTGCCTAGAGGTAGAGCAGGAGATGTGAAATTAATTATAGAGAGAATTGATCCATTAATAGCTCCATTATATAAAGATCAGATTATCGGAGTCTTGCAGTTTAGTATAGATAACCAAATATTGAAAACTGTAAAACTTAGAATAAATAGTAGTATTAATAGGGCAGGTTTATTTGGTCGAGTTAAAGATATTATTAGACGCTGGTTTGAGCATTAG
- a CDS encoding alpha/beta hydrolase yields the protein MCSRMEKICFHGGSGNIDCVIEWPLDKIVGLALVLHPHPLYGGSRDNKIVTTIARECINRGLVSIRPNFRGVGESDGVFDNAIGETEDMTVLLSQIMISYPELAELPIMLAGFSFGSAVAAQIYSSLLHNNNYCLYKSLIIIGSAIHRFEFKKVSLPENSLIIHGEDDEVVPFNELLEWIRPKSLPIVMVPSCTHFFHGKLLILRRIIAAYLSINVSSSC from the coding sequence ATGTGCTCAAGAATGGAGAAAATTTGTTTTCATGGCGGTTCTGGTAATATAGATTGTGTCATAGAATGGCCCTTAGATAAGATTGTAGGATTAGCTCTTGTGTTGCATCCTCATCCATTATACGGTGGTTCTCGTGACAATAAAATAGTGACTACTATCGCACGTGAATGTATAAATAGAGGACTGGTATCTATTAGACCAAACTTTAGAGGTGTTGGTGAATCTGATGGTGTTTTTGATAATGCTATTGGAGAAACAGAAGACATGACAGTTCTATTGTCTCAGATAATGATATCTTATCCAGAGCTGGCTGAACTCCCTATAATGCTAGCTGGTTTTTCATTTGGTTCAGCTGTAGCAGCACAAATTTATTCTTCTCTATTACATAATAATAATTATTGTCTATATAAGTCTTTAATTATAATTGGTTCTGCTATACATCGTTTTGAATTTAAAAAAGTTTCTTTGCCGGAAAATAGCTTAATAATCCATGGGGAAGATGATGAAGTAGTTCCTTTCAATGAGTTATTAGAATGGATTAGACCAAAGTCTTTGCCAATTGTTATGGTTCCATCTTGTACTCATTTTTTTCATGGAAAGCTGCTAATATTAAGACGAATAATAGCAGCTTATCTTAGTATTAATGTGTCGTCATCTTGCTAA
- a CDS encoding biotin--[acetyl-CoA-carboxylase] ligase codes for MIDSYKNLTVNSIVEQLKEYLKSFKKISWKESTGSTNSDLISLTRDNNSKLPCLLGARHQYNGRGRNGKIWIDDCESTLMFSCAFNLSKSTKDLSILPIIIGIATCESLQKLSNKKDIGLKWPNDIYWKNKKLSGILIEIIKNNHIVIGIGINIDNNDKLSERIDQDITSWKQIVDSPISSNDFINIIKSLALSWLRSLILLEKYELSSIIRKFHKIDVLYGRTVTIESHDSKLNGIAYGINSKGHLVVKTLNDTHVVHLGNVSVKF; via the coding sequence ATGATAGATAGCTACAAAAATTTGACTGTCAATAGTATAGTTGAGCAATTAAAAGAATATCTTAAAAGCTTCAAAAAAATATCTTGGAAAGAATCGACAGGGTCTACTAATTCAGACTTGATTTCACTTACAAGAGATAATAATTCCAAATTACCTTGTTTATTAGGAGCAAGACACCAATACAATGGTAGAGGAAGAAATGGTAAAATTTGGATAGATGACTGTGAATCAACACTAATGTTCTCTTGTGCTTTCAATCTGTCTAAATCTACTAAGGATTTAAGTATATTGCCTATAATCATAGGTATAGCCACATGTGAATCATTGCAAAAATTATCTAATAAAAAAGATATAGGTTTGAAATGGCCAAATGATATATATTGGAAAAATAAAAAACTATCTGGAATCTTGATAGAAATAATCAAAAATAATCATATAGTTATAGGCATAGGAATAAATATAGATAATAATGATAAATTATCAGAAAGAATAGACCAAGATATAACCAGCTGGAAACAGATTGTTGATAGCCCAATATCTAGCAATGATTTTATAAATATAATAAAATCATTAGCTTTATCTTGGTTAAGATCTCTAATTTTATTAGAAAAATATGAATTGTCATCAATTATTAGAAAATTTCACAAAATAGACGTTTTATATGGTAGAACTGTTACAATCGAGAGCCATGATTCCAAACTAAATGGCATAGCATACGGCATAAACAGCAAAGGACATTTAGTTGTAAAGACTCTCAATGATACTCATGTTGTACATCTTGGTAACGTCTCTGTTAAATTTTAA
- a CDS encoding type III pantothenate kinase, which translates to MIILIDSGNSRIKVGWFLNKNGSINREPHAAIFDNLNIKSLNQWLLCLPKKPNYALGVNVAGKHRENIIEKELNNIDCKIKWVVAKKRTSILVNKYKNPNQLGADRWAAMIGIVEKQSKIHPPLIVASFGTATTIDIISPENVFIGGIILPGSFMMRQSLTNGTANLPMSSGESSEFPLDTINSINSGVSSAQSGALARQCIITFKKYHQFPIIYVTGGVWPEIEKETRQLINEIEFKSEKKVDIIYENRPVLDGLAIIAMLNK; encoded by the coding sequence ATGATAATATTAATCGACTCTGGAAATAGTAGAATAAAAGTAGGCTGGTTTTTAAATAAAAATGGCTCTATCAATAGAGAACCACACGCTGCAATATTTGATAATTTAAATATCAAATCTCTTAATCAATGGCTATTATGTTTGCCTAAAAAACCGAATTATGCATTAGGTGTAAACGTAGCTGGTAAACATCGCGAAAATATAATAGAAAAAGAGCTAAATAATATTGATTGTAAGATCAAATGGGTAGTCGCTAAAAAAAGAACATCTATATTAGTAAACAAGTATAAGAACCCTAATCAATTAGGAGCAGATAGATGGGCTGCAATGATAGGAATTGTTGAAAAACAGAGTAAAATTCATCCCCCATTAATAGTAGCAAGTTTTGGCACAGCTACTACTATAGATATAATAAGCCCAGAAAATGTTTTTATAGGAGGTATTATACTTCCTGGATCTTTTATGATGAGGCAATCACTTACAAATGGAACAGCTAATTTACCAATGTCTAGTGGAGAATCATCTGAATTTCCATTGGATACTATTAACTCTATAAACTCAGGAGTTTCCTCAGCACAATCAGGAGCATTAGCAAGACAATGCATAATAACATTTAAAAAATATCACCAATTTCCAATAATATATGTGACTGGTGGAGTGTGGCCAGAAATAGAGAAAGAAACTAGGCAACTAATTAATGAGATAGAATTCAAAAGTGAGAAAAAAGTAGACATAATATATGAAAATAGACCAGTTCTAGATGGATTAGCTATCATAGCAATGCTAAACAAATAA